In the genome of Populus trichocarpa isolate Nisqually-1 chromosome 6, P.trichocarpa_v4.1, whole genome shotgun sequence, one region contains:
- the LOC7491942 gene encoding alpha carbonic anhydrase 1, chloroplastic, with the protein MAPQPSYSFIAIALLLAVASASATDQTQASALEFSYAGSNNGPANWGSLNLKFSACTSGETQSPVNIIKKEAVKNKKLTPLTRDYKRANATLVNNGFNIGLSYEGNPGVLIVDHQNYTLKEMHWHSPSEHQIDGIQYAAELHLVHKKDSGSVAVVSILYELGDADPFINKIKDKLDALAKEVCAGNEEARIPVGVLDNKLLRKNTRKYYRYVGSFTSPPCTENVIWNILGKVRTISKEQLEALRAPLGDDYKQNSRPVQSLKGRTIELYNEFTD; encoded by the exons ATGGCTCCTCAACCCTCCTACTCCTTCATTGCTATTGCATTGTTGCTTGCTGTCGCTTCTGCAAGTGCTACAGATCAAACTCAAG CATCTGCATTAGAATTCAGTTACGCTGGTTCAAATAATGGCCCTGCCAACTGGGGAAGCTTGAACCTAAAATTCTCTGCATGCACGTCTGGAGAAACTCAGTCTCCTGTCAACATTATCAAGAAAGAGGccgtgaaaaacaaaaaattgacaCCCTTGACCAGGGATTACAAACGTGCAAACGCTACTCTTGTTAACAATGGCTTCAATATTGGG TTGAGCTATGAGGGGAATCCTGGAGTCTTGATTGTAGATCATCAAAACTACACATTGAAGGAAATGCACTGGCATTCTCCTTCCGAGCATCAGATTGACGGAATACA ATACGCCGCCGAGCTTCATTTAGTCCACAAGAAAGATTCTGGCTCTGTCGCTGTTGTGTCAATACTCTACGAACTTGGTGACGCTGATCCATTTATCAACAAG ATTAAAGACAAGCTGGATGCTCTAGCAAAGGAGGTTTGTGCTGGCAATGAAGAAGCCCGTATTCCTGTTGGGGTCTTGGACAATAAGCTGTTACGAAAAAATACCCGCAAGTATTACAGATACGTTGGTTCTTTCACCAGTCCTCCATGCACTGAAAATGTGATCTGGAACATTCTTGGCAAG GTGAGAACAATATCGAAGGAGCAGCTAGAAGCCCTGAGAGCTCCATTGGGTGATGATTACAAGCAGAATTCAAGGCCTGTGCAGTCGCTGAAAGGAAGAACGATTGAACTGTATAATGAATTCACCGACTAA